Proteins from a genomic interval of Ramlibacter algicola:
- a CDS encoding PAS domain-containing sensor histidine kinase translates to MQDSVSHDPHDVHPPVVPPVPWLRRWWRRQSPGRQDRFAMLAPLAAVLLFLAAIVSAFWYLRLEEMDREQEAVRRDVEYAQQRLRLRLLERQEQLMRIARDVSNKDVDPEEFVGRAEALVTQYPELQVLAWIDERRRIRASYAGPSVPAQQLRLAGDTLRTGETESTFSLVRDVQQPVYLQPAGGGDTVPLLQLHIPLAEQARFAGVVLGEYSVDSLLRYGVPAEVSARYAVSLLDAKGRVLAGQVLPPRGAVSPWLVWASPQPNEYEVPVTPVGNGLVLRAQAYRTSLGVVGSGLFWLVGTLSAMTAWMLIGNWRHTRRRIRAQQALVAETNFRRAMENSMLTGMRALDMHGRITYVNPAFCQMTGWNETELVGRTAPFPYWPQEDLDQLMARLDEELHGRTGPAGYQVRVKRRDGTLFDARLYVSPLVDAKGQQSGWMASMTDITEPNRIREQLSASYERFTTVLEALDASVSVAPLGSEELLFANKLYRQWFGQNTGGHLSMVAQAGVLDTPRTTDESLDNVDSFVGLPTGQLTSAQAENAEIFVNDLGKWLEVRSRYLNWVDGRLAQMVIATDITPRRHAEEQSAAQAERAQSASRLITMGEMASSVAHELNQPLTAIANYCNGMVSRIKANQMQQDDLLLALDKTARQAQRAGQIIQRIRSFVRRSEPNRTPSDVATMVAEAVELAEIELRRRNVRLSHYVAARLPRLMVDPILIEQVLVNLLKNAAESVDQARRPLAQRSVELRAVPRQLEGQAVVEFTVTDTGKGLSPEVMERLYEAFFSTKAEGMGIGLNLCRTIVESHQGRMEAENIYNGSDVAGCRFSFWIPVSGAMNPAASKDAGVPA, encoded by the coding sequence ATGCAAGACAGCGTTTCCCACGACCCGCACGACGTGCATCCGCCCGTCGTCCCGCCGGTGCCGTGGTTGCGGCGCTGGTGGAGGCGCCAGTCGCCCGGCCGGCAGGACCGCTTCGCGATGCTCGCCCCGCTGGCCGCCGTGCTGCTGTTCCTGGCGGCCATCGTGTCGGCGTTCTGGTACCTCCGGCTGGAGGAGATGGACCGCGAGCAGGAAGCGGTGCGCCGCGACGTCGAGTACGCGCAGCAGCGCCTGCGCCTGCGCCTGCTGGAGCGGCAGGAACAGCTGATGCGCATCGCGCGCGACGTCTCCAACAAGGACGTCGATCCCGAGGAATTCGTCGGCCGCGCCGAGGCCTTGGTCACGCAGTACCCCGAGCTGCAGGTGCTGGCCTGGATCGACGAGCGCCGCCGCATTCGCGCCAGCTATGCGGGCCCCAGCGTGCCGGCGCAGCAGTTGCGCCTGGCGGGCGACACGTTGAGGACGGGCGAAACCGAATCGACGTTCTCGCTGGTGCGCGACGTCCAGCAGCCCGTCTACCTGCAACCCGCGGGCGGCGGCGACACGGTGCCGCTGCTCCAACTGCACATCCCGCTGGCCGAGCAGGCGCGCTTCGCCGGTGTCGTGCTGGGCGAGTACTCGGTCGACAGCCTGCTGCGCTACGGCGTGCCGGCCGAGGTGTCGGCGCGCTACGCGGTGTCGCTGCTCGACGCCAAGGGCCGCGTGCTCGCCGGCCAGGTGCTGCCCCCGCGCGGCGCCGTATCGCCATGGCTGGTCTGGGCCTCGCCGCAGCCGAACGAATACGAAGTGCCGGTCACCCCCGTGGGCAACGGGCTGGTGCTGCGCGCGCAGGCGTACCGCACGTCCCTGGGCGTGGTCGGCAGCGGCCTGTTCTGGCTGGTGGGCACGCTGAGCGCGATGACCGCCTGGATGCTGATCGGCAACTGGCGCCACACGCGCCGCCGCATCCGCGCGCAGCAGGCGCTCGTGGCCGAGACCAACTTCCGCCGTGCCATGGAGAACTCCATGCTGACCGGCATGCGGGCGCTCGACATGCACGGCCGCATCACCTACGTGAACCCGGCGTTCTGCCAGATGACGGGCTGGAACGAGACCGAACTCGTGGGCCGCACCGCGCCCTTCCCCTACTGGCCCCAGGAAGACCTCGACCAGCTGATGGCGCGGCTCGACGAGGAACTGCACGGCCGCACGGGGCCCGCCGGCTACCAGGTCCGCGTCAAGCGTCGCGACGGCACGTTGTTCGACGCGCGCCTGTACGTCTCGCCTCTGGTCGATGCCAAGGGCCAGCAGAGCGGCTGGATGGCGTCGATGACCGACATCACGGAGCCGAACCGCATCCGCGAGCAGTTGTCGGCCTCGTACGAACGCTTCACGACCGTGCTGGAGGCGCTGGACGCGTCGGTGTCCGTCGCCCCACTCGGCAGCGAGGAACTGCTGTTCGCCAACAAGCTGTACCGCCAGTGGTTCGGGCAGAACACCGGCGGCCACCTGTCGATGGTCGCGCAGGCCGGCGTGCTCGACACGCCGCGCACGACCGACGAATCGCTGGACAACGTCGACTCGTTCGTCGGGCTGCCCACCGGCCAGCTCACGTCGGCGCAGGCGGAGAACGCCGAGATCTTCGTCAACGACCTGGGCAAGTGGCTCGAAGTGCGCTCGCGTTACCTGAACTGGGTGGACGGCCGCCTGGCGCAGATGGTGATCGCCACCGACATCACGCCGCGCCGCCACGCCGAGGAGCAGTCTGCCGCGCAGGCCGAGCGTGCGCAGTCCGCCAGCCGCCTGATCACCATGGGCGAGATGGCCTCCAGCGTCGCGCACGAATTGAACCAGCCGCTCACGGCGATCGCGAACTACTGCAACGGCATGGTGTCGCGCATCAAGGCCAACCAGATGCAGCAGGACGACCTGCTGCTGGCGCTGGACAAGACCGCGCGCCAGGCGCAGCGCGCCGGCCAGATCATCCAGCGCATCCGCAGCTTCGTTCGCCGCAGCGAACCGAATCGCACGCCTTCGGACGTCGCGACGATGGTCGCGGAGGCGGTGGAACTGGCCGAGATCGAACTGCGCCGCCGCAACGTGCGCCTGTCGCACTACGTCGCCGCGCGCCTGCCGCGGCTGATGGTCGACCCGATCCTGATCGAGCAGGTGCTGGTCAACCTGCTGAAGAACGCCGCCGAATCCGTCGACCAGGCGCGACGGCCGCTCGCGCAGCGCAGCGTCGAACTGCGCGCGGTGCCGCGCCAGCTCGAAGGCCAGGCGGTCGTCGAATTCACCGTCACCGACACCGGCAAGGGCCTCTCGCCCGAGGTGATGGAGCGCCTGTACGAAGCCTTCTTCTCCACCAAGGCCGAGGGCATGGGCATCGGCCTGAACCTGTGCCGCACGATCGTGGAGTCGCACCAGGGAAGGATGGAGGCGGAGAACATCTACAATGGCAGCGACGTCGCCGGGTGCCGGTTCTCCTTCTGGATTCCTGTCTCCGGCGCTATGAATCCTGCAGCAAGCAAGGACGCCGGAGTCCCCGCATGA
- a CDS encoding M3 family metallopeptidase, translating into MPTNPLLSTGGLPLFDQIRPEHVVPAIDQLLADSEAALEAVVAPGFPAEWKALSTRLDCTTERLSRAWSAVSHLNGVADTPELRAAYNDVLPRVTEFWTRLGADERLYAKYKAIDLNTLTPDQRQALKNAIRNFVLGGAELQGAAKERFAAIQERQAELGQKFSENALDATDAFAYYASLEELAGVPDDIVAAARAAAESEGKDGHKLTLKMPSYLPVMQFATSRPLRERMYRAYVTRASDQAGGELVKFDNAANIREILALRQEEAQLLGYKNFAEVSLVPKMADSPAQVVKFLRELAAKARPHAEKDVADMRAFASEQLGIADPQAWDWTFIAEKLKEHRYAFSEQEVKEYFTAPKVLAGLFKIIETLFEVEIRRDEAPVWTDGVEFFRLERAGELVGQFYLDPAARTGKRGGAWMDEVRSRWVRPDTGSLQTPVAHLVCNFAEGVEGKPPLLTHDDVITLFHESGHGLHHMLTRVDERDVAGISGVEWDAVELPSQFMENFCWEWNVLRHMTSHVDTGQPLPRPLFDKMLAAKNFQSGLATLRQVEYALYDMVLHMQPDGDFMDLLRRVREEVAVLPAPAFSRTANTFSHIFAGGYAAGYYSYKWAEVLSADAWSAFEETMGSDGSPSVETGRQYRRAILEAGGSRPAMESFKAFRGREPSIDALLRHQGMA; encoded by the coding sequence ATGCCCACGAATCCCCTGCTTTCCACCGGCGGCCTGCCCCTGTTCGACCAGATCCGGCCCGAGCACGTCGTTCCCGCGATCGACCAGCTGCTGGCCGACAGCGAAGCCGCCCTCGAAGCGGTGGTCGCCCCCGGCTTTCCGGCCGAATGGAAGGCGCTCTCGACGCGCCTGGACTGCACCACCGAGCGGCTCAGCCGCGCGTGGAGCGCCGTCAGCCACCTCAATGGCGTGGCCGACACGCCGGAGCTGCGCGCCGCGTACAACGACGTGCTGCCCAGGGTCACCGAGTTCTGGACCCGCCTGGGCGCGGACGAGCGCCTGTACGCCAAGTACAAGGCGATCGACCTGAACACGCTCACGCCGGACCAGCGCCAGGCGCTGAAGAACGCGATCCGCAATTTCGTGCTCGGCGGCGCCGAACTGCAGGGCGCGGCCAAGGAGCGCTTCGCCGCCATCCAGGAACGGCAGGCCGAGCTGGGCCAGAAGTTCAGCGAGAACGCGCTCGATGCGACGGACGCTTTCGCCTATTACGCGTCGCTCGAAGAACTCGCCGGCGTGCCGGACGACATCGTGGCCGCGGCGCGTGCGGCCGCCGAATCCGAGGGCAAGGACGGCCACAAGCTCACGCTGAAGATGCCCAGCTACCTGCCGGTGATGCAGTTCGCGACCAGCCGCCCGCTGCGCGAGCGCATGTACCGCGCCTACGTCACTCGGGCCAGCGACCAGGCCGGGGGCGAGCTGGTGAAGTTCGACAATGCGGCGAACATCCGCGAGATCCTCGCGCTGCGGCAGGAAGAGGCGCAGTTGCTTGGCTACAAGAACTTCGCCGAAGTGTCCCTGGTGCCGAAGATGGCCGACTCGCCGGCGCAGGTGGTCAAGTTCCTGCGCGAGCTGGCGGCCAAGGCACGCCCGCACGCGGAGAAGGACGTCGCCGACATGCGCGCGTTCGCCAGCGAGCAGCTGGGCATCGCCGACCCGCAGGCCTGGGACTGGACCTTCATCGCCGAGAAGCTGAAGGAGCACCGCTACGCGTTCAGCGAGCAGGAGGTCAAGGAGTACTTCACCGCGCCCAAGGTGCTGGCCGGCCTGTTCAAGATCATCGAGACCCTGTTCGAGGTCGAGATCCGCCGCGACGAGGCGCCGGTCTGGACGGACGGCGTGGAGTTCTTCCGCCTCGAGCGCGCGGGCGAGCTGGTGGGCCAGTTCTACCTGGACCCGGCCGCGCGCACGGGCAAGCGCGGTGGCGCGTGGATGGACGAAGTGCGCTCGCGCTGGGTGCGCCCGGACACCGGGAGCCTGCAGACGCCGGTGGCACACCTGGTGTGCAACTTCGCCGAAGGCGTCGAGGGCAAGCCGCCGTTGCTCACGCACGACGACGTGATCACGCTGTTCCACGAGTCGGGCCACGGCCTGCACCACATGCTCACGCGCGTCGACGAACGCGACGTGGCGGGCATCAGCGGCGTCGAGTGGGACGCGGTGGAACTGCCCAGCCAGTTCATGGAGAACTTCTGCTGGGAGTGGAACGTGCTCCGCCACATGACGTCGCACGTCGACACCGGCCAGCCGCTGCCGCGCCCGCTGTTCGACAAGATGCTGGCCGCGAAGAACTTCCAGAGCGGCCTCGCGACGCTGCGCCAGGTGGAATACGCGCTGTACGACATGGTGCTGCACATGCAGCCGGACGGCGACTTCATGGACCTGCTGCGCCGCGTGCGCGAGGAGGTCGCCGTGCTGCCGGCGCCGGCCTTCAGCCGCACCGCCAACACCTTCAGCCACATCTTCGCGGGCGGCTACGCCGCGGGTTACTACAGCTACAAGTGGGCCGAGGTGCTGTCCGCCGACGCGTGGTCCGCGTTCGAGGAAACCATGGGCAGCGACGGTTCCCCGAGCGTGGAAACCGGGCGACAATACCGCCGGGCCATCCTCGAAGCCGGCGGCAGCCGGCCCGCGATGGAGTCCTTCAAGGCGTTCCGCGGCCGCGAGCCGAGCATCGACGCCTTGCTGCGGCACCAGGGCATGGCCTGA
- the folD gene encoding bifunctional methylenetetrahydrofolate dehydrogenase/methenyltetrahydrofolate cyclohydrolase FolD: MTAQLIDGNALARKVRDEVAGRTQALKARGIQPSLAILLVGDDPASKVYTSHKAKDSTETGLKATLESYPADLPEDRLLARIRELNADASVHGILVQLPLPKHMDASKVIETISPAKDVDGFHVASAGALVTGQPGFWPCTPYGCMKMLESIGYDLRGKHAVVIGRSNIVGKPMALMLLQKNATVTICHSATRDLKAMTLQADVVVAAVGKRNVLTADMVKPGAVVIDVGMNRNDAGKLCGDVDFDGVREVAGWITPVPGGVGPMTRAMLLVNTLEAAERAAASSR; the protein is encoded by the coding sequence ATGACTGCACAACTGATTGACGGCAATGCGCTCGCGCGCAAGGTCCGCGACGAGGTCGCCGGCCGCACCCAGGCGCTGAAGGCGCGCGGCATCCAGCCCTCGCTGGCCATCCTGCTCGTGGGCGACGACCCGGCGAGCAAGGTCTACACCTCGCACAAGGCCAAGGACAGCACCGAGACCGGCCTGAAGGCCACGCTCGAGTCGTACCCCGCCGACCTGCCGGAAGACCGCCTGCTGGCGCGCATCCGCGAACTGAATGCCGATGCCTCGGTGCACGGCATCCTGGTGCAACTGCCGCTGCCGAAGCACATGGACGCGAGCAAGGTGATCGAGACCATCTCGCCCGCCAAGGACGTCGACGGCTTCCACGTCGCCAGCGCCGGCGCGCTCGTCACCGGCCAGCCCGGCTTCTGGCCGTGCACGCCGTACGGCTGCATGAAGATGCTCGAGAGCATCGGCTACGACCTGCGCGGCAAGCACGCGGTGGTCATCGGCCGCAGCAACATCGTCGGCAAGCCGATGGCGCTGATGCTGCTGCAGAAGAACGCCACAGTCACCATCTGCCACAGCGCCACGCGCGACCTGAAGGCGATGACGCTGCAGGCCGACGTCGTCGTCGCCGCAGTCGGCAAGCGCAACGTGCTGACGGCCGACATGGTCAAGCCGGGCGCGGTCGTCATCGACGTCGGCATGAACCGCAACGACGCCGGCAAGCTGTGCGGCGACGTCGACTTCGACGGCGTGCGCGAGGTCGCTGGCTGGATCACCCCGGTGCCCGGCGGTGTCGGCCCCATGACGCGCGCGATGCTGCTCGTCAACACGCTCGAAGCCGCCGAGCGCGCGGCGGCCTCCTCCCGCTGA
- a CDS encoding substrate-binding protein, whose translation MQANDKTNRRRIIQLGAGVAGSLALPGLVREAFAADQQQPIGTWPAGTQGDSVFIGISVPRTGTYAVQGEDELKGYQLAVEHINSGHPLIKAISPKTTKGVLGKQVKYGVADSAAKPNDAVQAQQRFITENKAIAITGGTSSAVAVALNKLAQREKVLFLCGISGSNDTTGKDCVRYGVRQNFYGETAANAIGPALLKAYGKNKKAAFMTPDYTYGHTVTKSVNDFLTKNGGWQMVTNQVSPLGAPDYSSYLTNIANSGAEFLINVNWGHDAVLSTQQAKQFGLLPKMKLVIPYQIPFLAREVGADVMEGVYAATDFWWTLEDKYPLAKMFVQEFEKKYGYKPEWGAENAYMEFALWAEAVENAGTFYPPDVIKSYESPRKLQSMVGEVTWRAQDHQLVRPVVIVKGKKPSAMRNKEDYWEVVEVIPGAGLMQKPDAFGCNLGSYT comes from the coding sequence ATGCAAGCCAACGACAAGACCAACCGCCGACGCATCATCCAGCTGGGCGCTGGCGTGGCAGGCAGCCTCGCGCTGCCCGGCCTGGTGCGCGAAGCCTTCGCCGCGGACCAGCAGCAGCCGATCGGCACCTGGCCGGCGGGCACGCAAGGCGACTCCGTGTTCATCGGCATCAGCGTGCCTCGCACCGGCACCTACGCCGTGCAGGGCGAGGACGAGCTCAAGGGTTACCAGCTCGCGGTCGAGCACATCAACTCCGGCCATCCGCTGATCAAGGCGATCTCGCCCAAGACCACCAAGGGCGTGCTGGGCAAGCAGGTCAAGTACGGCGTCGCCGACTCGGCGGCCAAGCCCAACGACGCGGTGCAGGCGCAGCAGCGCTTCATCACCGAGAACAAGGCGATCGCCATCACCGGCGGCACTTCCAGCGCCGTCGCCGTGGCCCTGAACAAGCTGGCCCAGCGCGAGAAGGTGCTGTTCCTCTGCGGCATCTCCGGCTCCAACGACACGACGGGCAAGGACTGCGTGCGCTACGGCGTGCGCCAGAACTTCTACGGCGAGACGGCCGCCAACGCGATCGGCCCCGCGCTGCTGAAGGCGTACGGCAAGAACAAGAAGGCGGCGTTCATGACGCCCGACTACACCTACGGCCACACGGTGACGAAGTCGGTGAACGACTTCCTCACCAAGAACGGCGGCTGGCAGATGGTGACCAACCAGGTCTCGCCGCTGGGCGCGCCGGACTACAGCTCCTACCTCACGAACATCGCCAACTCGGGCGCCGAGTTCCTGATCAACGTGAACTGGGGCCACGACGCCGTGCTGTCGACGCAGCAGGCCAAGCAGTTCGGCCTGCTGCCGAAGATGAAGCTGGTGATCCCGTACCAGATCCCCTTCCTCGCGCGCGAGGTGGGCGCCGACGTCATGGAAGGCGTGTATGCCGCCACCGACTTCTGGTGGACGCTGGAGGACAAGTACCCGCTGGCCAAGATGTTCGTGCAGGAGTTCGAGAAGAAGTACGGCTACAAGCCCGAGTGGGGCGCCGAGAATGCGTACATGGAGTTCGCGCTCTGGGCCGAGGCCGTCGAGAACGCCGGCACGTTCTACCCGCCTGACGTCATCAAGTCGTACGAGTCGCCGCGCAAGCTGCAGTCCATGGTCGGCGAGGTGACCTGGCGCGCGCAGGACCACCAGCTGGTGCGTCCCGTGGTCATCGTCAAGGGCAAGAAGCCCAGCGCGATGCGCAACAAGGAAGACTACTGGGAAGTGGTCGAAGTCATCCCTGGCGCCGGTTTGATGCAGAAGCCGGACGCCTTCGGCTGCAACCTGGGCTCCTACACCTGA
- a CDS encoding response regulator transcription factor — MSLIPKKGTVYVVDDDEAVRDSLQWLLEGKDYRVRCFESAETFLARYDPREVACLIVDIRMPGMTGIELQDRLLERKSPLPVVFITGHGDVPMAVNTMKKGAMDFIQKPFKEEELVDLVERMLEHAKGAFAEYQSQASRDALLSKLTSREAQVLERIVAGRLNKQIADDLGISIKTVEAHRANIMEKLNANTVADLLKIALGQPHAAKA; from the coding sequence ATGAGCTTGATCCCCAAGAAGGGCACCGTGTACGTCGTCGATGACGACGAGGCTGTCCGCGACTCGCTGCAATGGCTGCTCGAGGGCAAGGACTACCGCGTCCGCTGCTTCGAATCCGCCGAGACCTTCCTGGCCCGCTACGACCCGCGCGAGGTCGCCTGCCTGATCGTCGACATCCGCATGCCCGGCATGACCGGCATCGAGCTGCAGGACCGGCTGCTGGAACGCAAGTCGCCGCTGCCCGTCGTCTTCATCACCGGCCACGGCGACGTGCCGATGGCGGTGAACACGATGAAGAAGGGCGCGATGGATTTCATCCAGAAGCCGTTCAAGGAAGAAGAGCTGGTCGACCTGGTCGAGCGCATGCTGGAACACGCGAAGGGCGCGTTCGCCGAGTACCAGTCGCAAGCCAGCCGCGACGCGCTGCTGTCCAAGCTCACGAGCCGCGAGGCGCAGGTGCTCGAGCGCATCGTCGCCGGCCGCCTGAACAAGCAGATCGCCGACGACCTGGGCATCTCCATCAAGACCGTGGAAGCGCACCGCGCCAACATCATGGAGAAGCTCAACGCCAACACGGTGGCCGACCTGCTCAAGATCGCGCTGGGCCAGCCGCACGCGGCCAAGGCCTGA
- a CDS encoding ABC transporter ATP-binding protein, which produces MSLLEVEGLNSYYGDSHILFDVGMRVEENEVVALLGRNGAGKSTTLKSLMGVVRPRSGSVRLGGVEMVGRKSHAVARAGMQLVHEERRIFGSLNVEENLVLAGLTAPDRWPLERVYEMFPRLKERRTSRGTDLSGGEQQMLAIGRALIRAPRIVLLDEPFEGLAPVIVHDLVQACRTLADAGQTIVLVEQNLAATLALADRVYIINNGHIAHESTAAELRAQPEILHRYLGV; this is translated from the coding sequence ATGAGCCTGCTCGAAGTCGAAGGCCTGAACAGCTACTACGGCGACTCGCACATCCTGTTCGACGTCGGCATGCGCGTCGAGGAGAACGAGGTCGTCGCCCTGCTGGGCCGCAACGGCGCCGGGAAGAGCACCACGCTCAAGAGCCTGATGGGCGTCGTCAGGCCCAGGTCCGGCTCGGTGCGCCTGGGCGGCGTCGAGATGGTCGGCCGCAAGAGCCACGCCGTCGCCCGAGCGGGCATGCAGCTGGTGCACGAGGAGCGCCGCATCTTCGGCAGCCTGAACGTCGAGGAGAACCTGGTGCTCGCCGGGCTGACCGCGCCGGATCGCTGGCCGCTGGAGCGCGTCTACGAGATGTTCCCGCGACTGAAGGAACGCCGCACGAGCCGCGGCACCGACCTGTCTGGCGGCGAGCAGCAGATGCTGGCGATCGGCCGCGCCCTGATCCGCGCGCCGCGCATCGTGCTGCTCGACGAGCCGTTCGAGGGCCTCGCACCGGTCATCGTGCACGACCTGGTCCAGGCCTGCCGCACGCTGGCCGACGCCGGCCAGACCATCGTGCTGGTGGAGCAGAACCTCGCCGCCACGCTGGCCCTGGCGGACCGCGTCTACATCATCAACAACGGCCACATCGCGCACGAAAGCACCGCGGCCGAGCTGCGCGCGCAGCCCGAAATCCTGCACCGCTACCTCGGCGTCTGA
- a CDS encoding ABC transporter permease subunit, which translates to MNDTPMLKRPSVFLVVAALLLTAAPFVLPALNAAPNTVNRVLVWGLFGLGFDILFGFTGLLSFGQSAFYGTGGFIAAYLLTRAGFPHVTLALVIGMVAAAITGYLIGQLALRRTGIYFAMITVAIAEIFFFVEFNPLSEWTGGENGLPGVPTPSFDLGFMQLSFTSGWSLYPFLAFCYFVGLLIALRIVRSPVGAVLTAIRENPLRAAAVGHDVHAYKLTAFVIAAAYAGLAGGLLGVLQGFMPPDAFMFETSGQLIIQTAIGGRGTLIGPLVGAAVWLFLQDFLQATLKLGAAWKLVLGVVFVLLVCFLRQGIVGALRQLFSPRRRSDEDVQAAAPAPEPDQPIATKAPLSRDHVVLEATGLTKRYGGVVANQDIHFSIRAGELRGIIGPNGAGKSTFFKMLTCEVPPTAGRITFEGKDITGRGVTDVCQLGLTKSYQVNQLFNQLTVRENVTIAALARLRGKFRLDLLRSVDKVAGLGELVQQTLALVHLTARADAPVAQLAYGEKRRLEIGLALASSPSLLLLDEPLAGMSPSERAETVSLLKSIASGRTMVIIDHDMDALFELAERITVLQEGKLLVEGTPEEIRNDKQVQQAYLGGMHEVVTP; encoded by the coding sequence GTGAACGACACCCCGATGCTCAAGCGCCCTTCCGTCTTCCTCGTCGTCGCAGCCCTGCTGCTGACCGCCGCCCCGTTCGTGCTGCCGGCGCTCAATGCCGCGCCGAACACCGTCAACCGGGTGCTGGTCTGGGGCCTGTTCGGCCTCGGCTTCGACATCCTGTTCGGCTTCACCGGCCTCCTGTCGTTCGGCCAGTCCGCCTTCTACGGCACCGGTGGCTTCATCGCCGCCTACCTGCTCACGCGAGCCGGCTTCCCGCACGTGACCCTCGCGCTGGTCATCGGCATGGTTGCCGCCGCCATCACGGGCTACCTGATCGGCCAGCTGGCGCTGCGCCGCACCGGCATCTACTTCGCGATGATCACGGTGGCCATCGCGGAGATCTTCTTCTTCGTCGAATTCAACCCGCTGTCCGAATGGACCGGCGGCGAGAACGGCCTGCCGGGCGTGCCGACGCCCAGCTTCGACCTGGGTTTCATGCAGCTGTCGTTCACGTCCGGCTGGTCGCTGTACCCGTTCCTCGCGTTCTGCTACTTCGTGGGCCTGCTGATCGCGCTGCGCATCGTGCGCTCGCCGGTCGGTGCGGTGCTCACCGCCATCCGCGAGAACCCGCTGCGCGCCGCCGCGGTGGGCCACGACGTGCATGCGTACAAGCTCACCGCGTTCGTCATCGCGGCGGCGTATGCGGGCCTCGCCGGCGGATTGCTTGGCGTGCTGCAAGGCTTCATGCCGCCCGACGCCTTCATGTTCGAGACCTCGGGCCAGCTGATCATCCAGACGGCCATCGGCGGCCGCGGCACCCTGATCGGCCCGCTGGTCGGCGCCGCCGTGTGGCTGTTCCTGCAGGACTTCCTGCAGGCCACGCTGAAGCTGGGCGCCGCGTGGAAGCTCGTGCTAGGCGTCGTCTTCGTGCTGCTGGTGTGCTTCCTGCGGCAAGGTATCGTCGGTGCGCTGCGACAGCTGTTCTCGCCGCGACGCCGCAGTGACGAGGACGTGCAGGCCGCGGCACCGGCACCGGAGCCCGACCAGCCGATCGCCACCAAGGCGCCGCTGTCGCGCGACCACGTGGTGCTCGAAGCCACCGGCCTGACCAAGCGCTACGGCGGCGTGGTGGCCAACCAGGACATCCACTTCAGCATCCGGGCGGGCGAGCTGCGCGGGATCATCGGCCCCAACGGCGCCGGCAAGTCGACGTTCTTCAAGATGCTCACCTGCGAGGTGCCGCCGACCGCCGGCCGCATCACGTTCGAAGGCAAGGACATCACGGGCCGCGGCGTCACCGACGTCTGCCAGCTGGGCCTGACCAAGAGCTACCAGGTCAACCAGCTGTTCAACCAGCTGACGGTGCGCGAGAACGTCACCATCGCCGCCCTGGCCCGCCTGCGCGGCAAGTTCAGGCTGGACCTGCTGCGAAGTGTCGACAAGGTGGCTGGCCTGGGCGAGCTCGTGCAGCAGACGCTGGCGCTGGTGCACCTCACGGCACGCGCCGACGCACCGGTCGCGCAACTCGCGTACGGCGAGAAGCGCCGGCTGGAGATCGGCCTGGCGCTCGCGTCGTCGCCGTCGCTGCTGCTGCTGGACGAACCGCTGGCCGGCATGAGCCCCAGCGAGCGCGCCGAGACGGTGTCGCTGCTCAAGTCCATCGCGAGCGGCCGCACGATGGTGATCATCGACCACGACATGGACGCCCTGTTCGAACTCGCCGAGCGCATCACGGTGCTGCAGGAAGGCAAGCTGCTGGTGGAAGGCACGCCCGAGGAAATCCGCAACGACAAGCAGGTCCAGCAGGCCTACCTGGGCGGCATGCACGAGGTGGTGACGCCATGA
- a CDS encoding branched-chain amino acid ABC transporter permease, which produces MLTWSNFLSQLFNGLALGALLALISSGLTIIYGTLGVLNLAHGAMFMLGGYAGYAAWQATGSFLVALAAGTLSVGLLGLVMERVIIRHFYRRPDEDQLLVTFGLGICFVESVRLIFSSQSLSVQAPALLTGITSLGVMMYPTYRLAVVGICAVALLALYVVLYRTRLGMIVRAGIDDPIMVDSLGIDVYRVFMVVFGIGAMAAGFAGIVNAPVVSLTPEVGEAILVQAFVVVVIGGVGSFPGAVLGGLIAGEIISLTSMVNPGYAYVMLFAAMAIVLLVRPTGLMGAKGRQ; this is translated from the coding sequence ATGCTGACCTGGAGCAACTTCCTCTCGCAGCTGTTCAACGGCCTGGCGCTCGGCGCCCTGCTCGCCCTCATCAGCTCGGGCCTGACCATCATCTACGGCACGCTCGGCGTGCTGAACCTGGCGCACGGCGCCATGTTCATGCTCGGTGGCTACGCGGGCTACGCCGCGTGGCAGGCCACCGGCTCCTTCCTCGTCGCGCTCGCGGCGGGCACGCTCTCGGTCGGCCTGCTCGGCCTGGTGATGGAACGGGTGATCATCCGCCACTTCTACCGGCGTCCCGACGAGGACCAGCTGCTGGTCACCTTCGGCCTGGGCATCTGCTTCGTCGAATCGGTGCGGCTGATCTTCAGCAGCCAGTCCCTGAGCGTGCAGGCACCCGCGCTGCTCACGGGCATCACCTCGCTGGGCGTGATGATGTACCCGACCTACCGGCTCGCGGTGGTCGGCATCTGCGCCGTCGCGCTGCTCGCGCTGTACGTCGTGCTGTACCGCACGCGCCTCGGCATGATCGTGCGCGCCGGCATCGACGACCCGATCATGGTCGACTCGCTGGGCATCGACGTGTACCGCGTGTTCATGGTGGTGTTCGGCATCGGCGCCATGGCGGCCGGCTTCGCCGGCATCGTCAACGCGCCGGTCGTCTCGCTCACGCCCGAGGTCGGCGAGGCCATTCTCGTGCAGGCCTTCGTCGTGGTCGTGATCGGCGGCGTCGGCTCCTTCCCCGGCGCGGTGCTCGGCGGCCTGATCGCCGGCGAGATCATCAGCCTGACCTCGATGGTCAACCCCGGTTATGCGTACGTGATGCTGTTCGCGGCCATGGCGATCGTGCTGCTGGTGCGGCCGACCGGCCTCATGGGCGCGAAGGGCCGGCAGTGA